The following proteins are encoded in a genomic region of Micromonospora olivasterospora:
- a CDS encoding type IV toxin-antitoxin system AbiEi family antitoxin domain-containing protein, producing the protein MVTTAQALAAGLTRDQVRHLWRSGRWTRIARGCFVPVGTSTEGALGDGLGLTPAGMRRARIRAAVACLRRSRHGA; encoded by the coding sequence ATGGTCACCACGGCCCAGGCGCTGGCTGCCGGGCTGACGAGGGACCAGGTCCGCCACCTGTGGCGTTCCGGCCGATGGACGCGAATCGCGCGCGGGTGCTTCGTCCCGGTCGGGACCAGCACCGAGGGGGCCCTCGGCGACGGGCTGGGCCTCACCCCGGCCGGCATGCGGAGGGCCCGGATCCGAGCCGCCGTCGCGTGCCTTCGCCGTTCTCGACACGGCGCTTGA